A window of the bacterium genome harbors these coding sequences:
- a CDS encoding nucleotidyltransferase domain-containing protein, with product MSLRAQSSQQKSPLYSVELSNRLALAERLALDDLISSVRIDWPWTRFVLLGSKVSGLADEESDLDLLITLPCPVNDEIRRRIVHEVFEVNLTYGSNISVLIVSEEEWEKGAVSVLPIHTFIEEEGVPL from the coding sequence ATGAGTCTACGAGCACAATCTTCTCAGCAAAAATCGCCTCTCTATTCAGTGGAGTTATCCAATAGACTTGCCCTGGCTGAAAGGTTGGCACTGGATGATCTTATTTCCTCCGTGAGGATAGATTGGCCCTGGACCAGATTTGTTCTTTTGGGTTCCAAGGTAAGTGGTCTGGCCGATGAAGAATCAGATTTAGACCTGCTGATAACGCTTCCCTGCCCGGTGAATGATGAAATAAGGCGGCGAATCGTTCATGAAGTTTTTGAAGTAAATCTTACTTACGGAAGTAATATCAGTGTACTTATCGTTTCGGAGGAAGAGTGGGAGAAGGGAGCTGTTTCTGTGCTTCCTATTCATACCTTTATCGAGGAAGAAGGGGTTCCTTTATGA